A genome region from Geobacter pickeringii includes the following:
- a CDS encoding nitrite/sulfite reductase encodes MTFDPQTIRIDGIYEQRQPGNFMLRVKVPAGTVSAEQAARIAEIADRFAGGAVHLTTRGSIELHWLKEEDLAEVWRMLAGVGLTTRGACGGAVRGVTCGPAAAPAFPLISSFAQLLHHHFTRNPHFEGLPKKFKIGVFADRTDGRHLIQDFGLVLADSADAAPCYDVWLAGGLGREPSAGFLFESAVPVERIIPLAEAVVRVYAAHTPKGKRLKHLLRETGRDELVRRVTEARGRDLPCGDTFGPLQFAAASPAGKSHLEAAVFAGELSTDELRDLAGIAREFAGGFMALTGGQNVIFRLADPARRDDAERALAAVGFGGTIREQQVAFRVCPGSHECRMGLAPTRDVALALVAAMGDEGLRRDWSISGCPNSCSQPQLAEVGIVTVKSIKGDDGERHPLFDLYRRGDADRLGTPALQGLTLDDLTAEIRRIG; translated from the coding sequence ATGACCTTCGACCCCCAGACGATACGGATAGACGGGATTTACGAACAGCGGCAACCGGGGAATTTCATGCTCCGGGTCAAGGTGCCCGCCGGCACCGTCTCCGCGGAGCAGGCGGCGCGGATCGCCGAGATCGCCGACCGCTTCGCCGGCGGCGCGGTCCACCTCACTACCCGGGGGAGCATCGAGCTTCACTGGCTCAAGGAGGAGGACCTGGCCGAGGTCTGGCGGATGCTGGCGGGTGTCGGGCTCACCACCCGCGGTGCGTGCGGCGGTGCGGTGCGCGGCGTCACCTGCGGCCCCGCCGCGGCCCCGGCGTTTCCCCTCATCAGCTCCTTCGCCCAGCTTCTCCACCATCACTTCACCCGCAACCCCCATTTCGAGGGGCTGCCGAAAAAGTTCAAGATCGGGGTCTTCGCCGACCGCACCGACGGCCGTCACCTGATCCAGGACTTCGGCCTGGTGCTGGCCGACTCGGCCGATGCCGCTCCCTGCTATGACGTCTGGCTTGCCGGGGGGCTCGGGCGCGAGCCTTCCGCCGGCTTCCTCTTCGAGTCGGCGGTGCCGGTGGAGCGGATCATCCCCCTGGCCGAGGCGGTGGTGCGGGTTTACGCCGCCCACACCCCCAAGGGGAAACGCCTCAAGCACCTCCTGCGGGAGACCGGCCGCGACGAACTGGTCCGGCGCGTGACGGAAGCCCGCGGCAGGGACCTTCCCTGTGGCGACACCTTCGGCCCTCTGCAGTTTGCGGCGGCCTCCCCCGCAGGGAAGAGCCACCTGGAAGCGGCGGTCTTTGCCGGCGAGCTGAGCACCGATGAGCTGCGGGACCTGGCCGGCATCGCCCGGGAGTTCGCCGGCGGCTTCATGGCCCTCACCGGCGGGCAGAACGTCATCTTCCGGCTCGCCGACCCGGCGCGGCGCGACGACGCCGAACGGGCCCTGGCAGCCGTCGGCTTCGGCGGCACCATCCGCGAACAGCAGGTGGCGTTCCGCGTCTGCCCCGGAAGCCACGAGTGCCGCATGGGGCTCGCCCCCACCCGCGACGTGGCCCTCGCCCTCGTGGCCGCCATGGGCGACGAGGGACTCCGCCGCGACTGGTCCATCTCCGGCTGCCCCAACTCCTGCTCCCAGCCCCAGTTGGCCGAGGTGGGAATCGTCACCGTCAAGAGCATCAAGGGAGACGACGGCGAGCGCCACCCTCTCTTCGACCTCTACCGCCGCGGCGATGCCGACCGGCTCGGCACCCCCGCGCTTCAGGGGCTCACCCTCGATGATCTGACGGCGGAGATCCGGCGGATCGGCTAG
- the fusA gene encoding elongation factor G produces the protein MNRPPLDSIRNIGIISHIDAGKTTVSERILYYSGESHRMGEVHDGETVMDWMPQEQERGITITSTATVCRWGGCRINLIDTPGHIDFTIEVERSLRVLDGAVAIFSAVEGVQPQSESVWRQADRYRVPRVCFINKMDRIGADHRATLRQMAERLGARPVPLQIPVGAEADFVGVIDLIARELVTFDEADLGRSVIRRPVPTELADEAEEAREQLLEAAADFDDAVLADLLEGREIAPERISRALRVGTIACRIFPVLFGSALRNKGVQPLLDAVAALLPSPLDLPPVTAQRPDGESVDTLPCDPDGPLCALAFKVQSDEGRKLTYLRVYSGTVRAGAALWNSTRGCFEKAGRLFRMHAHKREQIEEATAGDIVAAVGLKEVLTGDTLCDPAHRLILAGLAVPEPVVSLAVEPRGVDDREKLLPALEKLQWEDPTFRVHEDEETGQTILTGMGELHLEVVTDRLGREFGVHVATGRPQVVYRETITRPVERHEIYRTEFEGKIQGGEVRLRLSPLPRGAGVRLVVPPADELGIAREWREAVASSIAQACSAGCRTGYPLTDLEVRVAAVPLEAGVTTEAGVRAAAGRGVLLAARDGGVTLLEPLMNLEIVAPADCAGKVLGSAQQKRGRVEGITVQGAMETIRALVPLAEMFGYMTELRSATKGRGTYTMEFARFEQAPPDLLRRLGFAG, from the coding sequence ATGAACCGCCCCCCCCTCGACTCCATCCGCAACATCGGCATCATCTCCCACATCGACGCCGGCAAGACCACGGTCTCCGAACGGATCCTCTACTACAGCGGCGAATCCCACAGGATGGGAGAGGTCCACGACGGCGAAACCGTCATGGACTGGATGCCCCAGGAGCAGGAGCGGGGGATCACCATCACCTCCACCGCCACCGTCTGCCGCTGGGGCGGCTGCCGGATCAACCTGATCGACACCCCCGGGCATATCGATTTCACCATCGAGGTGGAGCGGAGCCTCCGGGTTCTGGACGGCGCCGTCGCCATCTTCAGCGCCGTGGAGGGGGTCCAGCCCCAGAGCGAGTCGGTCTGGCGCCAGGCCGACCGCTACCGGGTCCCCCGCGTCTGCTTCATCAACAAGATGGACCGGATCGGCGCAGACCACCGGGCGACGCTGCGGCAGATGGCGGAGAGGCTCGGGGCGCGGCCGGTCCCGCTCCAGATCCCGGTTGGCGCGGAAGCGGACTTCGTCGGGGTGATCGACCTGATCGCCAGGGAACTGGTCACCTTCGACGAGGCCGACCTGGGGCGGAGCGTGATCCGTCGGCCGGTGCCGACAGAGCTGGCCGACGAGGCGGAAGAAGCCCGCGAACAGCTCCTGGAGGCTGCGGCCGATTTCGACGATGCCGTCCTGGCCGATCTCCTCGAAGGGCGGGAGATCGCCCCCGAGCGGATCAGCCGGGCACTCCGGGTGGGGACCATCGCCTGCCGGATCTTTCCGGTGCTCTTCGGCTCGGCCCTGCGCAACAAGGGGGTTCAGCCCCTTCTGGATGCCGTCGCCGCGCTGCTCCCCTCCCCCCTCGACCTTCCCCCTGTAACCGCTCAACGGCCCGATGGCGAATCCGTTGACACCCTTCCGTGCGACCCGGACGGCCCCCTCTGCGCCCTTGCCTTCAAGGTCCAGTCCGACGAGGGGCGCAAGCTCACCTACCTCCGCGTCTATTCGGGGACGGTCAGGGCCGGCGCGGCCCTCTGGAACAGCACGCGGGGATGCTTCGAGAAGGCGGGCCGGCTCTTCCGGATGCACGCCCACAAGCGGGAGCAGATCGAGGAGGCGACGGCCGGCGACATCGTGGCCGCCGTGGGGCTCAAGGAGGTCCTGACCGGCGACACCCTCTGCGACCCGGCGCACCGCCTCATCCTGGCGGGGCTTGCGGTGCCGGAACCGGTGGTGTCGCTGGCGGTGGAGCCCCGGGGGGTGGACGACCGGGAGAAACTCCTCCCGGCGCTGGAGAAGCTCCAGTGGGAGGACCCGACCTTCCGGGTCCACGAGGACGAAGAGACCGGCCAGACGATCCTCACCGGCATGGGAGAGCTCCATCTGGAGGTGGTCACCGACCGGCTCGGACGGGAGTTCGGGGTCCACGTCGCCACCGGCAGGCCGCAGGTGGTCTACCGGGAGACCATCACCCGCCCGGTGGAGCGGCACGAAATCTACCGGACCGAGTTCGAGGGGAAGATCCAGGGGGGAGAGGTACGGCTGCGGCTCTCTCCCCTCCCCCGTGGAGCGGGGGTGCGGCTCGTCGTCCCACCGGCGGACGAGCTGGGGATTGCGCGGGAATGGCGGGAGGCAGTGGCGTCAAGCATCGCCCAGGCATGCTCCGCCGGCTGCCGCACCGGCTACCCCCTCACCGACCTGGAGGTGCGGGTCGCCGCCGTCCCCCTGGAGGCGGGGGTTACCACCGAGGCGGGGGTGCGGGCCGCCGCCGGCCGGGGGGTGCTGCTGGCGGCGCGGGACGGAGGGGTGACACTGCTGGAACCGCTCATGAACCTGGAGATCGTCGCCCCCGCCGACTGCGCCGGCAAGGTCCTCGGCTCGGCGCAGCAGAAGCGGGGACGGGTGGAGGGGATCACGGTCCAGGGGGCGATGGAGACGATCCGGGCACTGGTCCCCCTGGCCGAGATGTTCGGCTACATGACGGAACTGCGCAGCGCCACCAAGGGGCGCGGCACCTACACCATGGAATTCGCCCGCTTCGAGCAGGCTCCCCCCGACCTTCTCAGGCGTCTCGGATTCGCCGGCTGA
- a CDS encoding porin family protein, which translates to MRRITVFSVILLCLATGSALAGTITGRLGLTGKAGVAVPINDSDIKGASFETDPGFAGGGGLIYGFSDHLAGELDVTHAPALDAKVVGTKAGEAQFTDISVGVQYRFMPERALVPYLGGGVDAIKGDIENSTLDWTVGGHANVGMDYFLNKSIALTMDFRGIVAAKSDIKQSGITVGKFDPTSFVATVGIRLFLPERW; encoded by the coding sequence ATGCGCAGAATCACCGTTTTTTCCGTCATTCTCCTTTGCCTTGCCACCGGCAGCGCCCTGGCCGGAACCATCACCGGAAGGCTGGGGCTCACCGGCAAGGCGGGGGTTGCCGTGCCGATAAACGACAGTGACATCAAAGGCGCCAGCTTCGAAACCGACCCCGGCTTTGCCGGCGGCGGCGGGCTCATCTACGGATTCAGCGACCATCTGGCGGGGGAACTGGACGTGACCCATGCCCCGGCGCTCGACGCCAAGGTCGTCGGCACCAAGGCCGGCGAGGCGCAGTTCACCGATATCTCCGTAGGAGTCCAGTACCGCTTCATGCCGGAACGCGCCCTGGTTCCCTATCTGGGGGGAGGAGTCGATGCGATCAAGGGGGATATCGAGAACTCGACCCTCGACTGGACCGTCGGAGGACACGCCAATGTGGGGATGGATTACTTCCTGAACAAGAGTATCGCCCTTACCATGGACTTTCGAGGGATCGTCGCCGCCAAGAGCGATATAAAGCAGAGCGGCATAACGGTCGGGAAATTCGACCCGACAAGTTTCGTCGCGACCGTGGGGATACGCCTGTTTCTCCCCGAGAGATGGTAA
- the mscL gene encoding large-conductance mechanosensitive channel protein MscL, with translation MLKEFKEFAMKGNVIDLAVGIIIGGAFGKIVTSFVNDILMPPLGLLLGKMDFTNLFINLSGKEFPSLKAAKDAGAPVISYGVFINTVLDFIIVAFAIFLVIKQINRMKAEPVPVPPNTKECGFCFSAIPIKATRCPHCTSEVK, from the coding sequence ATGCTGAAGGAATTCAAGGAATTTGCCATGAAGGGAAACGTGATCGATCTCGCCGTCGGCATCATCATCGGTGGGGCCTTCGGCAAGATCGTCACGTCGTTCGTCAACGACATCCTGATGCCCCCCCTGGGGCTCCTTCTGGGAAAGATGGATTTCACCAACCTCTTCATCAACCTGTCGGGAAAGGAGTTCCCCTCCCTCAAGGCGGCCAAGGATGCCGGCGCGCCGGTCATCAGCTACGGGGTCTTCATCAACACGGTCCTCGACTTCATCATCGTCGCATTCGCCATCTTCCTCGTCATCAAGCAGATCAACCGGATGAAGGCGGAGCCCGTCCCCGTCCCCCCCAACACCAAAGAGTGCGGCTTCTGCTTCTCGGCGATTCCGATCAAGGCAACGCGCTGCCCCCACTGCACGTCTGAAGTGAAGTAG
- a CDS encoding DUF6600 domain-containing protein, with product MKFIGFLVAILLAVAGVAAAEEPGAARLSLVKGDVQIYTDDAGEWVPAAVNMPLHEGDRLWSPEGGQAEVQIRGGVYLRLDAATSLDILNLGEDSFHFYQAEGRSYINNRRGGIDHIQIDTPLSSVGCYDNSLIMVDVTEGEVTSVSVLKGYASAETRSGKTRVSAGQSLRIGADQEADLFPLSSPDRWERWNRDRDRRVAAAESLRYIPDELDDYASDLDQNGRWLYAPEYGYVWSPQLSVSVGWAPYQSGRWVWIRGDYVWISYEPWGWAPYHYGRWAYVARFGWCWVPPARGAAWWAPGYVGWVSTPGYVAWVPLAPGEVYYGYGHYGPTSVNITNVTINRTVVREYRNVSVTNAVTVVNRDGFLHGRRERVTVRGNPFTAANVAIGPPRFRPAREALRPVDRKIPPRMAPPEKVQRVRVEDIRRERRLVPEERGSVFRPAVPAQELRVRKREAPTRVIEEKAPPAPREKAVPARRGPQGRSREDRRSVPRQSGAAREQAPRQEQAEKPARQEIRESPPPRERGSEPRGRGRREERE from the coding sequence ATGAAATTCATCGGTTTCCTTGTTGCGATCCTGCTGGCGGTTGCCGGCGTCGCCGCCGCCGAAGAGCCCGGCGCGGCGCGGCTCAGTCTGGTGAAGGGGGACGTGCAGATTTACACCGACGATGCCGGGGAATGGGTGCCGGCGGCGGTGAATATGCCGCTCCACGAGGGTGACCGGCTCTGGTCCCCCGAAGGGGGGCAGGCGGAGGTGCAGATCCGGGGCGGCGTCTATCTCCGGCTGGACGCCGCCACCTCCCTCGACATCCTCAACCTGGGGGAAGATTCGTTTCACTTCTACCAGGCCGAGGGGCGCAGTTACATCAACAACCGCCGGGGAGGGATCGACCATATCCAGATCGACACGCCGCTCTCCTCCGTCGGCTGCTACGACAACTCCCTGATCATGGTCGACGTGACCGAGGGGGAGGTGACGAGCGTGTCGGTCCTGAAGGGGTATGCCTCCGCCGAAACCCGCAGCGGCAAGACCCGGGTCTCGGCGGGGCAGTCGCTGCGGATCGGTGCCGACCAGGAGGCGGATCTCTTCCCGCTGAGTTCGCCGGACCGATGGGAGCGGTGGAACCGCGACCGTGACCGGCGGGTGGCCGCGGCGGAGTCCCTCCGCTACATTCCCGACGAGCTCGACGACTACGCCTCGGATCTGGACCAGAACGGCCGCTGGCTCTATGCCCCGGAATACGGCTATGTCTGGTCGCCGCAACTCTCGGTCTCCGTTGGCTGGGCTCCCTACCAGAGCGGCCGGTGGGTCTGGATCCGGGGAGACTACGTCTGGATCTCCTACGAGCCGTGGGGGTGGGCGCCGTACCACTACGGCCGGTGGGCCTACGTGGCCCGCTTCGGCTGGTGCTGGGTCCCCCCCGCCCGCGGCGCCGCCTGGTGGGCCCCCGGTTACGTCGGCTGGGTCTCCACCCCGGGCTACGTGGCGTGGGTCCCCCTGGCGCCGGGTGAGGTCTACTACGGCTACGGGCATTACGGCCCCACCAGCGTCAACATCACCAACGTCACCATCAACCGGACGGTGGTGCGGGAGTATCGCAACGTCTCCGTCACCAACGCCGTGACGGTCGTGAACCGTGACGGATTCCTCCACGGCAGGAGGGAACGGGTGACGGTGCGGGGAAATCCCTTCACCGCCGCCAACGTTGCCATCGGCCCGCCGCGCTTCAGGCCCGCCCGCGAGGCGTTGCGGCCGGTGGACCGGAAGATTCCGCCGCGGATGGCGCCGCCGGAGAAGGTCCAGCGGGTGAGGGTCGAGGATATCCGGCGCGAGCGGCGCCTCGTCCCGGAAGAGCGGGGGTCGGTCTTCCGGCCGGCGGTGCCGGCGCAGGAGCTGCGGGTCCGGAAACGGGAGGCGCCGACGCGGGTGATCGAGGAGAAGGCCCCCCCCGCCCCGCGGGAGAAAGCGGTGCCGGCGCGCAGGGGACCCCAGGGGCGCAGCCGGGAGGATCGCCGGAGTGTGCCCCGGCAGTCCGGAGCCGCCAGAGAGCAGGCGCCGCGTCAGGAGCAGGCGGAAAAGCCGGCACGGCAGGAGATCCGGGAAAGCCCGCCGCCCCGCGAGCGCGGCAGCGAACCGAGGGGGAGGGGGCGCCGGGAGGAGCGCGAGTGA